AAGATATTCTGGCGTTCTTGAGGGTGTTATTGAATCCGCTTGATCTTGTAAGCTGGTACCGGATTCTGATGATGCACGCAGGCATAGGTCCCAAAACAGCCCGAAAAATATTAAACGAGATATCCGATGGCAAGGCCGGAATAACAAAGGAAGTAAGTGCTTCGGCAAACACGATTTTTGCGACAAAATGCCTGAAACTCCTCGAAATGATGAGAAAATTGTATGTCAGGCAAGATACTCCAACTGAGAAGACCCAACTTGTTGTGAATTATTACTATCCCCTTTTTAAGGATCTGTACGACGATTTTAACAAGAGGTCAAAGGATATCGATACTCTTTTAAACATCACAGAAAAGTATGATACCCTACACGACTTTTTGTCGGACATGGCGATCGAACCACCGCTTGATTCCATTTCAGATCTCGACAGTCCCGATAAAGAGGATGAAAAACTGACTCTCAGCACCATTCACTCTGCAAAAGGACTTGAGTGGCACTCAGTTTTTATAATGCATGCTATTGATGGTTTCTTTCCGTCAATCAGATCTATAGAGACTGCTGAAGGACTTGAGGAAGAGCGCCGATTGATGTATGTTGCATCCACCCGTGCAAAACAAAATCTCTTTATTACTTATCCCATGAAGGTTTTTGACCGTGAAATGGGTGTAACTTTCTCGAAACCTACAAGATTTTTGAACAATATCACCCCCGATATTGCAGAAGGTTATCTGCTCGAAGAGTAGCAGATGAAACTTTTTTCTATAATCACGATATAATCAATAAAAAAAGGAAAATTTATGTTCAAATTTGCTCTTTTAGCCCTCCTTTTCATTTCTCCTGTAATCTTCGGTCAGACCGGTCTTACAGTGAAAAAGGAAAAATTCACTAAGGCTTATACCAATCCTAAAAATGCCTCCGAGAAATTTTTGGATTTTCATCTTGAATATCCTGTCTTCTCTGGTACAGGTGCTGCAGCGAATACCGCCAAATTTCTTAACGCACAGGTGGCAGAAATAGTTTTTGAAAAAGAAAGTTCACCTGAAGCCTTGTTTGACAAATCTGTAAAAGAACACAAGGAATTATACGCCGAAGGTGAAGGAATGGGTATGCAGTGGATGCTTGAGAAAATCCTTGACTATAACAAATTAACTGAAGAAGTCGGAACCTTCACACATTCCGGCAGCCAGTACAGCGGTGGTGCTCATGGTGGAGCATGGGTGAATTACTTCAACTACGATCTGAAAAACAATAAACTGTTGCTCCTGAAAGATGTTATGAACGCAAATTTCCTTCCTGCGCTGACAAAAGAAGGAGAAAAGATTTTTAGAAAACTTAAAGGCCTGAAGCCAAACCAAAGTCTTGAGGGTGATTACTGGTTTACAGATAACAAGTTTCATCTGAATGAAAACTACCTTTTTACAAAAAAAGGGATTACATTCTACTACAACCAGTATGAAATTACATGTTATGCATGCGGTACTACAGAATTGGTAATACCCTGGAAAAGCATAAAATCATTAATCAACAAAAATGGCCCCTTAAAATCATTCTCCAAATAATCAAAAGGATACTATACCAAATGACCCGATTCTTCTCATTACTGTTCGTTATCTCGCTTTTTGTTTCAGTGAATGCTCAAACTGTTTTATATACAATGGATACCGAGAGCAGAATCTACAACAGCGAAAAATACAACCGGGACTCTGTATATATAATCGACATCTCATGGCCCGTTTTTGATGAAACTAAAGGATTTCCCGAATTAGCACAAATATTAAACAAATTTGTAAGGCAACAACTTCCGGGTGAGACCACTTCCGTTAAGTCAGCGGTTGACGACATGATTAAGCTGTACAAGGAATTTGAAACCGAAGAAACGATGGGTATGTACTGGATGTACGAAGCCAAAATTTCTGTGACTGAAACAGGAGGTCAGATTGTATCCATAATAAAAAGCGATTACGACTATTCCGGCGGTGCTCATGGAAACGGTTTTCTCGGGTACTATAATTTTGATGTAAGTACGGGGTCCATTCTATCCCTCGCTGATTTGCTGGTTCCCGGTACTTATGAGAAGGTAACTGCGGCAGGAGATAAGATATTTCGCCAACAGACTGGGATTGGTGATGGAGACTTAAACGAGGCAGGTTACTGGTTTGAAGGCGGGAAATTTTATTTGAACGAAAATTTCCTCGTTACTGAAACAGGATTGAGCTTCTTCTACAATTCATATGAAATTGCCCCTTATGCAGGTGGTCCTACAGAACTGGAAATTCCATACTCTGCCATCAAGGATTGCATTAAAAAAGATGGTCCCTTGAAGTTTCTGTTCTGATTTTTGGAAAGAGACCGGAGTTGGCTCCGGTCTCATCCTTTTCTACAAAAGCAGATTTTCCTCTGAAGAAGCGTCAAAAAGGTGAACTGCCGATGTGTCAAATTCCAGTTCGATTTTTTCACCCGCTTTGTATCTGATACCGGTATTTACTCTGGCAACAAATTTAATTCCTTCCACCGTAAAATGAAGATACTCTTCATTTCCCATCAATTCGACAAGATCAAGTTCGGCTTCAACTACATTAACACCCTCTTTTGCGATGGCTGAATGAGGTCTGAAGTGTTCAGGTCTTATCCCTGCGATGACATTTCCAGCACTTCCGAGTGATTTGTCATATTTTGACCTGTCGAATTCAACTGAAACTTTACCCCCCTCACTTTCAAAAGTATAATTGTTAAGCTGACGAGTGATCTTCCCGGGGATAAAATTCATTGACGGACTCCCGATGAACCCGGCAACAAATTTATTTGCAGGTTTTTCATAAAGGTTCATTGGCTCATCAAACTGTTGCACATATCCGGCATTTAGGACGCATATCCTGTCTCCCATCGTCATTGCCTCAACCTGATCGTGAGTAACATAAATCATGGTTGCCTCAAGCTGTTTGTGGAGCCTCGAGATTTCCGCTCTCATCTGGACTCTTAGTTTGGCATCGAGGTTACTCAATGGTTCATCAAAAAGAAAAACTTTGGGCTTTCTGACGATAGCCCTGCCTACTGCAACCCGCTGGCGTTGTCCTCCTGAAAGAGCTTTGGGTTTTCTGTCAAGATATTCACCAAGTTCAAGAATGGATGCTGCTTCGTTCACTCTCTCTTCTATCTCAGCCTTGGGCATTTTTCTTAATTTAAGACCAAAAGACATGTTCTCTCTCACAGTCATGTGAGGATAGAGAGCATAGTTTTGAAAGACCATGGCTATATCGCGATCCTTTGGTGGTAAATCGTTCACCAGTTTACCATCGATAAAGAGTTCACCGCCGGTGATCTCTTCCAATCCGGCAATCATCCTTAGTGTTGTGGTTTTCCCGCAGCCTGACGGACCAACAAGCACAACAAATTCCTTGTCTTTGATCTCGATATCCACGGAGTGGACAACCCTGTTGCCCCCCTCGTAAGTCTTTGATATCTTATGAAGTTTTACCTCAGCCATTCCATTTCTCCTTGAATGTAAA
This genomic window from Ignavibacteria bacterium contains:
- a CDS encoding DUF3298 domain-containing protein, coding for MFKFALLALLFISPVIFGQTGLTVKKEKFTKAYTNPKNASEKFLDFHLEYPVFSGTGAAANTAKFLNAQVAEIVFEKESSPEALFDKSVKEHKELYAEGEGMGMQWMLEKILDYNKLTEEVGTFTHSGSQYSGGAHGGAWVNYFNYDLKNNKLLLLKDVMNANFLPALTKEGEKIFRKLKGLKPNQSLEGDYWFTDNKFHLNENYLFTKKGITFYYNQYEITCYACGTTELVIPWKSIKSLINKNGPLKSFSK
- a CDS encoding DUF3298 and DUF4163 domain-containing protein — encoded protein: MTRFFSLLFVISLFVSVNAQTVLYTMDTESRIYNSEKYNRDSVYIIDISWPVFDETKGFPELAQILNKFVRQQLPGETTSVKSAVDDMIKLYKEFETEETMGMYWMYEAKISVTETGGQIVSIIKSDYDYSGGAHGNGFLGYYNFDVSTGSILSLADLLVPGTYEKVTAAGDKIFRQQTGIGDGDLNEAGYWFEGGKFYLNENFLVTETGLSFFYNSYEIAPYAGGPTELEIPYSAIKDCIKKDGPLKFLF
- the ugpC gene encoding sn-glycerol-3-phosphate ABC transporter ATP-binding protein UgpC, whose amino-acid sequence is MAEVKLHKISKTYEGGNRVVHSVDIEIKDKEFVVLVGPSGCGKTTTLRMIAGLEEITGGELFIDGKLVNDLPPKDRDIAMVFQNYALYPHMTVRENMSFGLKLRKMPKAEIEERVNEAASILELGEYLDRKPKALSGGQRQRVAVGRAIVRKPKVFLFDEPLSNLDAKLRVQMRAEISRLHKQLEATMIYVTHDQVEAMTMGDRICVLNAGYVQQFDEPMNLYEKPANKFVAGFIGSPSMNFIPGKITRQLNNYTFESEGGKVSVEFDRSKYDKSLGSAGNVIAGIRPEHFRPHSAIAKEGVNVVEAELDLVELMGNEEYLHFTVEGIKFVARVNTGIRYKAGEKIELEFDTSAVHLFDASSEENLLL